A window of Prolixibacter sp. SD074 contains these coding sequences:
- a CDS encoding class I SAM-dependent methyltransferase, producing the protein MDTKIKNRYNRIAKIYDVLESPMESGFSRWREKLLSGVKGKTLEVGVGTGKNLKYYPADVDLTGIDFSENMIERARRKSGNKPNIRLMVMNAERMDFEANTFDTVVTSCVYCSVPDPVQGMKEMKRVCKPGGRLLMLEHVRSNHKVAGKLMDWMNPIPLHLYGANINRETYENLLKAGFEPNDITIKHLWYDIVLLIKVNIKK; encoded by the coding sequence ATGGATACAAAAATTAAAAATCGGTACAACCGGATAGCCAAAATTTATGATGTTCTCGAGAGTCCGATGGAATCGGGGTTTTCCCGGTGGAGAGAAAAGTTGCTCTCCGGGGTAAAAGGGAAAACCCTTGAAGTGGGCGTTGGCACGGGGAAAAACCTGAAATATTATCCCGCCGATGTCGACCTGACCGGAATTGATTTCAGCGAGAACATGATTGAACGGGCCCGGCGAAAATCCGGCAACAAGCCAAACATCCGACTGATGGTGATGAATGCCGAGAGAATGGATTTCGAAGCCAACACATTTGATACGGTTGTTACATCGTGTGTCTATTGCTCCGTTCCCGACCCCGTGCAGGGAATGAAAGAAATGAAAAGGGTGTGCAAACCCGGCGGCCGGCTACTCATGCTCGAACACGTCAGAAGCAATCATAAAGTAGCAGGCAAACTGATGGACTGGATGAATCCCATTCCCCTGCATCTATACGGTGCCAACATTAACCGGGAAACCTACGAAAACCTGCTGAAAGCCGGGTTCGAACCGAACGACATTACCATAAAACATTTATGGTACGATATTGTATTACTCATTAAAGTGAATATCAAAAAGTAA
- a CDS encoding YdcF family protein, with protein MSNRKIVLLAVLVLFTFTGKAQSASPKVDYQPGYRWILSGNYVQDKNFYLLTLMEKLPAVQEALAADPVLKSMLAGRTKNIKEATGYDLPNQSMESVRDKTSRWADLFLLSNDEIEKAGDELKKIYQSDAALQALVTEQVRPSGAYEHFAGLDDAALLAQAWKSAAEGMNGIIRTYALGEKPLYPKIDSVSYDVNSQYYRMLINMLASNVGDDTKQMTVFFQPSLSFSLWLLKMNHRDEAARFEPMMTGENAKAYEQVRKTNFDNYPYTVIMLPGYGPEKKGVDLSPAGMLRCKLAAERYFEKKAPFIIASGGYVHPDQTPFCEAIEMKKELMKQYGVPESAIIIEPHARHTTTNYRNAARLMIRYGMPIHKKALCTTTKGQSYYITDMGFEKRCVDAFGYMPYVPGKRLSRNDTEFTPRMESLTIDPKDPLDP; from the coding sequence ATGAGCAATCGAAAAATAGTATTGTTGGCTGTCCTGGTATTGTTCACCTTTACGGGAAAGGCGCAGTCCGCTTCGCCGAAAGTGGATTACCAGCCGGGATACCGGTGGATATTATCGGGAAATTATGTGCAGGATAAAAACTTTTACCTGTTGACCCTGATGGAGAAATTACCGGCGGTACAAGAGGCGCTGGCAGCCGATCCGGTGTTAAAGTCAATGTTGGCCGGGCGGACAAAGAATATCAAAGAGGCTACCGGCTATGATTTGCCGAATCAGTCGATGGAGTCGGTGCGGGACAAAACCTCCCGTTGGGCCGATTTATTCCTGCTAAGCAATGACGAAATTGAAAAAGCGGGTGATGAGCTGAAGAAGATATACCAATCGGATGCAGCGCTACAGGCGCTGGTGACAGAGCAGGTCCGCCCCAGCGGGGCTTACGAACATTTTGCCGGTTTGGATGATGCTGCATTACTGGCGCAGGCCTGGAAAAGTGCAGCCGAAGGAATGAATGGTATTATCCGGACGTATGCGCTGGGTGAAAAACCGCTCTATCCGAAAATCGATTCGGTGAGCTACGATGTGAATTCACAGTATTACCGGATGCTGATCAATATGCTGGCCAGCAACGTGGGTGACGATACGAAACAAATGACGGTGTTCTTTCAGCCGTCCCTTTCCTTTTCGCTGTGGCTGTTGAAGATGAACCACCGCGATGAGGCGGCCCGCTTTGAACCGATGATGACGGGCGAAAATGCCAAAGCATACGAACAGGTCCGGAAAACCAATTTCGACAATTATCCCTATACCGTTATCATGTTGCCTGGCTATGGTCCCGAAAAGAAAGGCGTCGATTTGAGCCCGGCCGGCATGTTGCGTTGTAAACTGGCTGCCGAGCGCTATTTTGAGAAGAAAGCGCCCTTTATCATTGCTTCCGGTGGCTATGTGCACCCTGACCAGACACCTTTCTGCGAAGCGATAGAGATGAAGAAAGAATTGATGAAGCAATACGGTGTCCCGGAAAGCGCTATCATCATCGAACCCCATGCACGGCACACTACGACCAACTACCGCAATGCAGCCCGGTTGATGATTCGTTACGGAATGCCCATCCATAAAAAGGCGCTTTGTACCACCACGAAAGGACAGAGCTACTACATCACCGATATGGGGTTTGAGAAGCGATGTGTCGATGCATTTGGCTACATGCCCTACGTTCCCGGCAAACGGTTAAGCCGGAACGATACGGAGTTCACTCCCCGGATGGAATCATTGACCATCGATCCGAAAGATCCGCTAGATCCGTAA
- a CDS encoding RagB/SusD family nutrient uptake outer membrane protein produces MKRIYLFIIIIGFAFSSCSNSFLNDTPIGELSESQVQTPENIEGLVVSAYSVLNGQFDEASNAFNSPASNWSFGDVVSDDAYKGGGGTGDQNQIHLMEIFQTNPSIIDMDRKWLALYEGVKRANLAIRELNKSETFDPALKTQRIAEMRFLRGHYYFELKKIYDHVPWIDETDETTESYYKSNTELTSDQFWQKILDDFDAAYKVLPASQSEPARPTKWAARAYMAKCYIFMQKWSDAIIAADDVINSKKYSLQPNFRDVFLPENDNGPEVVFAVQNSINDGSPNNYNGSIGDRLLTPGGPYPDYGFLRPSQNLVNSFKTDASGMPVEDNANVTDNDYVDPRLDHTVGRHGIPYLDLGVYNWEPRDAVTYGEFIQKKRQVSLNSSAYLSVWPYVTSMNYYIIRYADVLLWRAEASIETGDLETGRTYINMVRQRAKDSRVVTFDDGTPAANYNIDTYNTPFADKAAATTALRTERRLEFALEGHRFFDLVRWGVADNVMNTYFEVEKTRRTHLANAHFTGGKNEYFPIPQAMVDLGKGMITQNPGY; encoded by the coding sequence ATGAAACGTATATATTTATTTATTATCATAATCGGCTTTGCTTTTTCTTCCTGTAGCAATAGCTTTCTTAACGATACTCCCATTGGGGAATTATCAGAAAGTCAGGTTCAGACGCCGGAGAACATCGAAGGTCTGGTTGTCTCAGCCTATTCGGTGCTAAACGGCCAGTTCGACGAGGCGTCGAATGCATTTAACTCACCGGCTTCGAACTGGAGCTTCGGTGACGTAGTTTCGGATGATGCTTACAAAGGTGGCGGTGGTACCGGCGACCAGAACCAGATTCACCTGATGGAGATTTTCCAGACCAACCCGTCGATTATCGATATGGACCGGAAATGGCTGGCACTGTACGAAGGGGTGAAACGTGCCAATCTCGCCATCCGCGAACTGAATAAATCGGAAACATTCGATCCGGCATTGAAGACACAACGTATTGCTGAAATGCGTTTCCTGCGCGGTCACTACTACTTCGAACTAAAGAAGATCTATGACCATGTTCCGTGGATTGACGAGACGGACGAAACCACTGAATCGTATTATAAATCGAATACTGAATTAACTTCCGACCAGTTTTGGCAGAAAATTCTGGACGATTTCGATGCGGCATACAAAGTGTTACCGGCCAGTCAGTCAGAGCCCGCCCGCCCGACCAAATGGGCTGCCCGTGCCTACATGGCCAAGTGTTACATCTTCATGCAGAAATGGAGCGATGCCATTATCGCAGCCGACGATGTAATTAATTCCAAGAAGTACAGTCTGCAACCGAACTTCCGTGATGTATTCCTTCCGGAAAATGACAATGGCCCCGAAGTTGTTTTCGCGGTACAAAACTCGATCAACGATGGTTCGCCCAATAACTACAATGGCTCCATTGGCGACCGTTTGCTGACTCCCGGTGGTCCTTATCCTGACTACGGTTTTCTGCGTCCTTCGCAAAACCTGGTGAATTCATTTAAAACAGACGCTTCGGGTATGCCTGTTGAGGACAACGCCAATGTGACAGATAATGACTATGTCGATCCGCGCCTCGATCACACGGTTGGTCGTCACGGCATTCCGTACCTCGATTTAGGTGTCTACAACTGGGAACCACGTGATGCGGTAACCTATGGTGAATTCATTCAAAAGAAACGTCAGGTATCGTTAAATTCATCTGCATATCTTTCGGTTTGGCCGTATGTAACATCGATGAACTATTACATCATCCGTTATGCCGATGTATTGTTATGGAGGGCGGAAGCTTCCATCGAGACCGGCGACCTGGAAACCGGACGTACCTACATCAACATGGTTCGTCAGCGTGCGAAAGACAGCCGGGTGGTTACTTTTGACGACGGAACACCGGCAGCCAACTACAACATCGATACCTACAATACGCCGTTCGCCGATAAGGCTGCAGCTACCACAGCCCTGCGTACCGAGCGCCGGCTGGAGTTTGCTTTGGAAGGGCACCGGTTCTTCGACCTCGTCCGCTGGGGCGTTGCCGACAATGTGATGAATACCTACTTCGAGGTAGAGAAAACACGGCGTACACACCTGGCCAATGCCCACTTTACGGGAGGGAAGAATGAGTATTTCCCGATTCCGCAGGCAATGGTCGATCTGGGTAAGGGTATGATTACCCAGAACCCGGGCTACTAG
- a CDS encoding TonB-dependent receptor, with product MKKKLFLTIFRLGLFVLTSLLFLDTPASASDLSGRININEGSYTLSQFINMITAQSGYDFTYQAAELPMETKASIPMQDETVGKAAERLAKTFQLKVNILNNNIILKPGDAKGKQDTKTIKGKVLDDSGQPLPGATVVIKGTTTGTVTGPDGTFSLNAPANATALSVTFIGMQGQDVTLDGRASYTVNMRPETVGLDEVVAIGYGTVKKKDLTGAVGIVKSSEIESQPTESVDKMLQGRMAGVDVVADNSPGGGVAVRVRGYSTIRNNEPLYIIDGVPVSEGINMVNPNDIASIQVLKDASSASIYGARAANGVVIITTRQGKSKDPTIRLDAYVGLQQAANKLTMLNAQQYGDMLWQAIKNDGATPANEIYGSGATPVIPQYLDAAQTEPSANTNWVDEIFRIAPVQSYNVSFSKGDNKSRQAWSLGYFNQDGIIKYTGFERVSGRLNSEYNFFDKKLKVGENISLSHTWSNVAENNSALGGVVYEAYKMPSIAPVKDLNGEYASSPLNDIQNPMGRLYRNKDNKGKTLKLFGNGYIEYKIIEGLTAKTNFGIDYTNFYERNYSPKYVETYSQQNLSSLTTSNNWKFDWVWTNTLNYVHQFGKHSINVLAGMETLKSQMEGFTGFREGFAYDDPNFRYLDAGDGGSQKNTGTGTEWSMISYISKVDYSYDNRYLLSATFRRDGSSKLGNNKWGNFPAVSAGWRVSEEKFFNVGAITNLKLRFGWGQNGNQDVPAYSTISSYYSNPNYSNYAMDGSQTSVYTGFTPTRNGNPDLKWETTTQTNFGIDLGLVRNRIEFTGDYFIKTTKDLLMEQPLPPTIGGTTQTVWTNAGEMQNKGFEITANYHSKKVNDLQWNVGLNLSHVKNELTSLPQDIEYIGLPGSYLHSVNFDQETSRSAVGEPISSFYGYKAMGLFKTQAEVDAWGKQANAQPGDIKFADLNKDGVIDANDRTFIGSPHPDLSFGLNFNLNYRSWDFSLFARGSVGAQIYDLTRYYGDFFDLSAYNKQSRTLNAWTTDNPNATVPRLSLDDPNNNIRPSSYYVQDADYVRLQNVKLGYTLPAGKLHSKRFYLYVQAQNLFTITNYNGLDPEVGLQNYSSAHKNLDIGVDRGVYPAARTYTLGVNLEF from the coding sequence ATGAAAAAAAAATTGTTCCTGACAATTTTCAGGCTGGGATTGTTTGTCCTAACCAGTCTGTTGTTCTTAGACACTCCGGCTTCGGCCAGTGATTTATCCGGACGGATAAATATCAATGAAGGCTCATATACGCTGAGTCAGTTCATTAACATGATTACCGCTCAGTCGGGGTATGATTTCACCTACCAGGCAGCTGAACTGCCTATGGAAACAAAAGCCAGCATTCCCATGCAAGATGAAACTGTTGGTAAAGCAGCGGAAAGACTGGCGAAAACCTTCCAATTAAAAGTTAACATCCTTAACAACAACATCATCCTGAAGCCCGGCGATGCCAAAGGGAAACAGGACACCAAAACCATTAAAGGAAAGGTGCTGGACGACAGTGGGCAACCTCTTCCCGGTGCAACGGTGGTTATTAAAGGTACAACTACCGGTACGGTGACTGGTCCTGATGGTACGTTTTCGTTGAATGCACCGGCCAATGCTACTGCTCTTTCGGTTACATTTATTGGTATGCAGGGTCAGGATGTCACTCTTGACGGACGTGCCAGTTACACCGTTAATATGCGGCCCGAAACAGTGGGACTGGATGAAGTGGTAGCCATTGGTTACGGAACTGTGAAAAAGAAAGATTTAACGGGGGCTGTGGGCATCGTTAAATCGAGTGAAATAGAGAGCCAGCCGACCGAAAGTGTCGACAAGATGTTGCAGGGACGTATGGCTGGTGTGGATGTGGTTGCTGATAATTCGCCGGGTGGCGGTGTGGCCGTTCGTGTTCGTGGTTACAGTACTATCAGGAATAACGAACCGCTTTATATCATCGACGGAGTTCCGGTTTCGGAAGGAATCAATATGGTTAACCCCAACGACATCGCATCGATTCAGGTGCTGAAGGATGCATCTTCTGCCTCTATTTATGGTGCACGTGCTGCCAACGGCGTCGTTATTATTACTACCCGTCAGGGAAAATCAAAAGACCCTACCATTCGGTTGGATGCTTATGTTGGTTTGCAGCAGGCCGCCAATAAATTGACTATGCTGAATGCACAACAATACGGCGATATGCTGTGGCAGGCCATTAAAAACGATGGCGCTACTCCGGCTAACGAAATTTATGGGAGTGGGGCGACGCCGGTTATACCGCAATACCTCGATGCCGCTCAAACGGAACCTTCGGCCAATACCAACTGGGTGGATGAAATTTTCCGTATAGCTCCGGTACAGTCGTATAATGTTTCCTTTTCGAAAGGAGATAATAAGTCGAGACAGGCCTGGTCTCTCGGTTACTTTAATCAGGATGGTATTATAAAATATACCGGGTTTGAGCGTGTTTCAGGTCGTCTGAACTCAGAATACAACTTCTTCGACAAGAAACTGAAAGTTGGTGAGAATATTAGCCTTTCACACACCTGGAGCAATGTGGCCGAAAATAACTCGGCATTGGGAGGGGTTGTGTACGAAGCCTATAAAATGCCATCCATTGCGCCGGTAAAAGACCTGAACGGCGAATATGCCAGTTCTCCGCTGAATGATATTCAGAACCCAATGGGTAGACTGTACAGGAATAAGGATAACAAAGGGAAAACGCTCAAACTGTTTGGTAACGGTTACATTGAATACAAAATTATCGAAGGCCTGACAGCCAAAACCAATTTTGGTATCGACTATACCAACTTCTATGAGCGCAATTACAGTCCCAAATATGTGGAGACCTATAGCCAGCAGAATTTGAGTTCGTTGACAACCAGCAATAACTGGAAATTCGACTGGGTTTGGACCAATACCTTGAATTACGTTCATCAGTTTGGTAAACATTCGATTAATGTATTGGCCGGTATGGAAACGTTGAAATCGCAAATGGAAGGGTTTACCGGTTTCCGTGAAGGGTTTGCGTACGATGATCCCAACTTTCGTTACCTGGACGCCGGTGATGGAGGTTCGCAGAAAAACACCGGAACAGGAACAGAGTGGAGCATGATATCTTACATCAGTAAAGTTGACTATAGTTACGATAACCGTTACCTGTTGTCGGCTACCTTCCGTCGTGACGGTTCTTCGAAACTGGGTAACAACAAATGGGGAAACTTCCCGGCTGTTTCTGCCGGATGGCGCGTAAGTGAAGAGAAATTCTTCAACGTGGGTGCCATTACCAACCTGAAGCTGCGCTTCGGTTGGGGACAGAATGGTAACCAGGATGTCCCGGCGTATAGTACCATATCCTCTTACTACAGTAATCCTAACTATTCCAACTACGCCATGGACGGATCTCAAACATCGGTGTATACCGGATTTACGCCAACCCGTAACGGTAACCCGGATTTGAAATGGGAGACAACGACGCAGACGAACTTTGGTATCGATTTGGGATTAGTGAGAAATCGCATCGAATTTACCGGCGACTATTTCATTAAGACAACCAAAGACCTGTTGATGGAGCAACCGCTGCCTCCGACCATTGGAGGTACCACCCAAACGGTGTGGACCAATGCCGGCGAAATGCAGAACAAAGGTTTTGAGATTACGGCGAATTACCATAGTAAAAAGGTAAACGACCTGCAATGGAACGTGGGGCTTAACCTGTCGCATGTGAAGAACGAGCTGACTTCGTTGCCGCAAGATATCGAATACATCGGCCTGCCGGGCTCGTATCTGCATAGCGTCAACTTCGACCAGGAAACGTCGCGCTCAGCTGTTGGCGAACCGATTTCTTCCTTCTATGGCTACAAGGCGATGGGCCTCTTTAAAACCCAGGCCGAAGTGGATGCATGGGGAAAACAGGCCAATGCGCAGCCGGGTGATATCAAGTTTGCCGACCTGAATAAAGACGGTGTGATTGACGCTAACGACCGTACCTTCATCGGAAGTCCGCACCCTGATTTGTCATTTGGCCTGAATTTCAACCTGAACTACCGTAGCTGGGACTTTTCCTTGTTTGCACGCGGAAGTGTAGGTGCCCAGATTTACGACCTGACCCGTTATTACGGCGATTTCTTCGACCTGTCGGCTTACAATAAGCAGTCGCGTACGCTGAATGCCTGGACAACCGACAATCCGAATGCTACTGTTCCGCGTTTGTCACTTGACGACCCGAACAACAATATTCGTCCATCAAGCTACTATGTTCAGGACGCCGATTATGTCCGTTTGCAGAATGTGAAACTGGGATACACGCTCCCGGCAGGAAAACTGCATAGCAAGCGGTTCTACCTCTACGTACAGGCACAAAACCTGTTCACTATTACCAATTACAATGGCCTGGATCCGGAAGTTGGATTACAGAACTACAGTTCAGCTCACAAAAACCTGGATATTGGCGTCGACCGTGGTGTTTATCCTGCGGCACGTACCTATACGCTGGGTGTGAATCTGGAATTTTAA
- a CDS encoding FecR family protein — translation MSTTEFYELAIRCLTEEGTNEDWKELEMFLQKKEYRQLYQKLATSFSPNEKSSRQYNLERGVDLLRQNISLADKNKRRGWYRLFKRSLVAASVAAVIAVGMVLRYSSGKDGAQFKIEKVAWLEKSAPAGQQIRIVLSDGTRIVLNGNSKLRYAADYSSQSVRKVYLSGEAFFNVKHSDKQQFEVITGHVVTRDLGTRFNIEAYAKDSVITVALVDGAIEVNSQLAKHLKMRPLQKLTYHMDENRQELNSFNVAELTGWKDQLLIFHNKPLPVVLEKLSRHYGKPIVFHDSALNGIILTTQFKQKSLNQVLEVLSYAVGVKFIDKGDSILAVKNNSDKKRNEN, via the coding sequence ATGAGTACGACGGAATTTTATGAACTTGCTATCCGGTGCCTGACTGAAGAAGGCACGAACGAAGACTGGAAAGAACTTGAAATGTTCCTACAGAAAAAGGAATACCGTCAACTTTATCAAAAACTGGCTACTTCATTTTCGCCCAACGAAAAATCTTCCCGACAATACAATCTTGAAAGAGGAGTGGACCTTCTCCGTCAGAATATATCTCTTGCTGATAAGAATAAGAGAAGAGGTTGGTACAGGTTGTTTAAGCGAAGTCTTGTTGCAGCATCCGTTGCTGCGGTAATTGCGGTGGGTATGGTACTAAGGTACTCTTCCGGTAAGGACGGTGCACAGTTTAAAATTGAGAAGGTTGCCTGGCTTGAGAAATCAGCGCCTGCCGGACAACAAATTCGTATTGTGCTCTCCGATGGGACCCGTATTGTATTAAACGGTAATAGTAAACTTCGTTACGCTGCCGATTATTCTTCTCAATCCGTTCGAAAAGTGTATCTGAGTGGTGAGGCATTCTTCAATGTAAAACATAGTGACAAACAGCAATTTGAAGTAATCACTGGTCATGTTGTTACCCGCGATTTGGGCACACGTTTTAATATCGAAGCGTATGCGAAAGATTCGGTTATTACTGTGGCATTGGTCGATGGTGCAATCGAAGTGAATTCCCAGTTAGCCAAACACCTGAAAATGAGGCCTCTCCAGAAGCTTACTTACCATATGGATGAAAACCGTCAGGAATTGAATTCCTTCAATGTGGCAGAACTGACCGGTTGGAAAGATCAACTCCTGATTTTCCACAACAAGCCGCTTCCGGTGGTGTTGGAAAAACTCTCGCGACATTATGGAAAGCCCATTGTTTTTCACGACAGTGCATTAAATGGAATTATTCTGACGACGCAATTCAAGCAAAAGTCGTTGAACCAGGTTTTGGAAGTGCTCTCGTATGCGGTGGGAGTTAAATTTATCGATAAAGGGGACAGCATTTTAGCTGTGAAAAACAATAGTGATAAAAAGAGAAATGAAAACTAA
- a CDS encoding RNA polymerase sigma-70 factor yields the protein MKQQTNPDDLLWKEIVRDDKKALESLFRKYFAPLCRFADSFVKNRMTAEELVADIFLGIWTKRKELLIHTSIRAYLFATARNTALNHLRGNTKGKIVYLHEQPVEPGFVDGVDAGLEYYELLEQVEGIIEKMPKKRQQIFRMHKLEGLKYHEIADRLSISVHTVQNQMLEAKRFMSQFNVFI from the coding sequence ATGAAGCAACAGACGAATCCGGATGACCTTCTGTGGAAGGAAATTGTCCGGGATGACAAAAAAGCTTTGGAGTCGTTGTTTAGAAAGTATTTTGCTCCTTTATGCCGTTTTGCCGATTCTTTTGTCAAGAATCGGATGACGGCAGAAGAGTTGGTTGCTGATATATTTTTAGGTATTTGGACCAAACGGAAGGAACTTCTCATTCATACCTCAATACGGGCCTATCTTTTTGCTACTGCCCGCAATACCGCCCTCAATCATCTTCGCGGAAATACCAAAGGAAAGATTGTTTACCTGCACGAACAACCTGTTGAACCCGGTTTTGTCGACGGAGTGGATGCCGGACTTGAATATTACGAGCTGTTGGAACAGGTGGAGGGCATCATCGAAAAAATGCCAAAAAAGCGTCAACAGATTTTCAGAATGCACAAATTGGAAGGTTTGAAATACCATGAGATTGCCGATCGACTTTCCATTTCTGTCCATACGGTACAAAATCAGATGCTCGAAGCAAAAAGGTTTATGTCGCAGTTTAATGTATTCATTTGA
- a CDS encoding V-type ATP synthase subunit K, translating into MEPITLAYIGIGLMIGLSGIGSAFGVTIGGNAAIGAMKKNPDAFGSYMILSALPGTQGLYGFAGYFVFANFGTALGPHTTMLQAAAIFGAGLALGVVGLFSAIRQGQVGANGVAAIGAGYDVFGNTLILAVFPELYAIVAFASAFLINGAIQ; encoded by the coding sequence ATGGAACCTATTACATTAGCTTACATTGGAATTGGACTGATGATTGGCCTGTCCGGTATCGGTAGTGCGTTTGGCGTAACCATCGGTGGTAATGCCGCCATTGGTGCAATGAAAAAGAATCCTGATGCATTCGGTAGTTACATGATTCTTTCGGCTCTTCCCGGTACACAGGGACTTTATGGATTTGCCGGGTACTTCGTATTTGCCAACTTCGGAACAGCGCTGGGCCCACATACCACAATGCTGCAGGCTGCTGCTATCTTTGGCGCTGGCCTGGCATTAGGTGTGGTTGGTTTGTTCTCGGCTATTCGCCAGGGACAGGTTGGTGCAAATGGTGTTGCTGCCATTGGTGCCGGTTACGATGTTTTTGGTAATACCCTTATTCTTGCGGTATTCCCGGAACTTTACGCTATTGTGGCGTTTGCGTCGGCATTCCTTATCAACGGTGCAATCCAATAA
- a CDS encoding V-type ATP synthase subunit I produces the protein MKKYTFLVYHREYETFLEAVRERGLLHVKERKGGEMDDATLREKMQLLKRISDAIKFLHLREAEPVENAGTNVDSLKVLHDFEAMRHEREVAEQEVQSLQKDLHLLEPWGDFSWESVERLAEDGWEINFFSTSSRRWEKDWPEKYNAFIISELGTTTWFVTVTPKGGKVDIDADPVRLPGHSINFVRSELKKLEDKIAEIDAAYNQYAASYLPALEQLSLKVQQEFDFDKVVLSSPRSADDKVVILEGFIPDNASEEFDHFLESQGVYFESAYPDLKEKVPVLLKNNWFTRLFETIGDLYALPNYKELDLTPYYAPFYWVFFGFCLGDAGYGLVLALIGFIMSGRVKPSMKGPMKLLGSLGLATIIFGLISGTVFGMNLYEMHFSFYGTLADRMAAQGKTINDHLFTLALLLGAIQIIFGMFIKVANEKHQFGWKYAVGTAGWLVLIVGGLLVYLMKTLGVGPLIVNIVMYVVIGVGFAGAFLFNNPERNVFTNFGVGLWDAYNMVTGVLGDLLSYIRLFALGVSSAILGYVFNSLAMQLSPDIPVLKIVVMIIILLIGHGITIFMSTLGAFVHPMRLTFVEFYKNSGFAGGGLRYTPFKKKIS, from the coding sequence ATGAAAAAATACACTTTTCTCGTCTACCACAGGGAGTATGAAACGTTTCTGGAAGCTGTTCGGGAACGCGGATTGTTGCATGTGAAAGAGCGGAAAGGTGGAGAAATGGATGACGCTACACTGCGCGAAAAAATGCAGTTGCTGAAGCGTATCTCTGATGCTATCAAATTCTTGCACCTGCGCGAAGCAGAGCCGGTAGAAAATGCCGGAACCAATGTCGACAGCCTGAAGGTGCTTCACGATTTCGAGGCCATGCGGCACGAACGTGAAGTGGCGGAGCAGGAAGTACAGTCGCTGCAGAAGGATCTCCATCTACTGGAGCCCTGGGGCGACTTTTCCTGGGAGTCTGTTGAACGGTTGGCGGAAGATGGCTGGGAAATTAACTTTTTCTCTACATCGTCACGTCGCTGGGAGAAAGACTGGCCTGAGAAATACAATGCTTTTATCATTTCTGAATTGGGTACTACAACCTGGTTTGTAACGGTAACTCCCAAGGGTGGAAAGGTAGATATTGATGCGGACCCGGTCCGCTTGCCAGGGCATTCGATTAATTTCGTTCGCAGTGAGCTGAAAAAGCTGGAAGATAAGATAGCTGAGATTGATGCCGCTTACAACCAATATGCTGCATCCTATTTGCCGGCATTGGAGCAATTGAGCTTAAAGGTCCAGCAGGAATTCGATTTTGATAAGGTGGTACTTAGTTCGCCACGTTCTGCAGATGACAAGGTGGTAATTCTGGAAGGATTTATTCCGGATAATGCATCGGAAGAATTCGATCATTTCCTGGAATCACAGGGCGTTTACTTCGAATCGGCCTATCCCGACTTGAAAGAAAAGGTGCCGGTGTTGCTAAAGAACAATTGGTTTACCCGTCTTTTCGAAACGATTGGTGATTTGTATGCGCTGCCAAATTATAAGGAATTGGATTTGACACCTTACTATGCGCCTTTTTACTGGGTCTTTTTCGGGTTCTGTCTGGGGGACGCCGGATATGGTCTTGTGCTGGCATTGATTGGGTTCATCATGTCCGGCCGTGTAAAACCTTCCATGAAGGGGCCGATGAAGCTTCTTGGCTCACTGGGATTAGCGACCATTATTTTTGGTCTCATTAGTGGTACTGTTTTCGGCATGAATCTCTACGAAATGCATTTCTCCTTTTACGGCACATTAGCTGATCGTATGGCTGCGCAGGGGAAAACCATCAACGACCATCTTTTCACGCTGGCACTGTTGCTGGGGGCCATTCAGATTATTTTCGGGATGTTCATTAAAGTGGCGAACGAAAAGCACCAGTTTGGCTGGAAATATGCTGTTGGAACGGCCGGCTGGCTGGTCCTGATAGTTGGTGGATTGCTGGTATACCTGATGAAAACCCTGGGTGTCGGCCCGCTGATTGTGAATATTGTGATGTACGTCGTAATCGGAGTCGGTTTTGCCGGCGCTTTCCTGTTCAACAACCCGGAGCGAAATGTATTTACTAATTTCGGAGTTGGCTTGTGGGATGCCTATAACATGGTGACCGGTGTGTTGGGTGACCTGTTGTCCTATATCCGTTTGTTTGCCCTGGGAGTTTCCAGTGCGATTCTCGGATATGTATTCAACAGTCTGGCAATGCAGTTGTCACCCGATATTCCGGTGCTGAAAATTGTGGTGATGATCATTATTTTGCTCATTGGCCACGGCATCACGATATTTATGTCGACGCTGGGAGCATTTGTTCACCCAATGCGTTTGACTTTTGTGGAATTTTACAAGAATTCCGGTTTTGCCGGCGGTGGTTTACGCTACACGCCTTTCAAAAAGAAAATATCATAA